The nucleotide window CTTTTCTTTGCCAATGAAGCCCATAATCAAGGGCGCGATCATGGCCAGGATAGGTCCTATTTTATCTATTGATATTCCCGTATTCTGCGAAAGCTGGTTCTCTACCTGGGATTTCTGCCCGCCAAAGATATGGTCAAGGATAGAGCCTCCCTCCTGTTGTCTGGCTTCAACCTGTGAAGGATCATCCAGAATGCTTCCATCATGATCTTTGTCTAACGCATTATTCAGTGCCTCAGCTTCATTAGGATCGTCCTGAGATTTTTTTCTGAGGTAAGAAATTACAAGTGGGGCTGCCACGGCCATCAGGGAAATAACCTGATTTTTGCTGATGCCGAATTTATTTTCAGCCTGAGAGGCTACCTGCGTGCCTGCATTTCCGGTAATGAGATCAATTAAATTCATAGTCTTAATATTTATTTGGTGAAAAAATGTAACCAAATTTACCAAAAACTATTCCCGGAACAGCATTGATTACTGAATTATAATTTCTTTAACTGATCATCGGTTAATCCATCTTCCTTTTTAAGCCTGATAAATTCCCGGGCGCTACTTTCCATCCATTGCATTGGATCCGGGGACTCACGGCCTTCCAACACAAATTCCAGGATTCCGA belongs to Chryseobacterium sp. and includes:
- a CDS encoding DUF937 domain-containing protein; amino-acid sequence: MNLIDLITGNAGTQVASQAENKFGISKNQVISLMAVAAPLVISYLRKKSQDDPNEAEALNNALDKDHDGSILDDPSQVEARQQEGGSILDHIFGGQKSQVENQLSQNTGISIDKIGPILAMIAPLIMGFIGKEKQSSGINSGGGLGDLLGGILGGAQNQAQNEPANPLNDILGSVLGGGGEKQQQQGGLGGILGSILGGGR